One segment of Stomatobaculum sp. F0698 DNA contains the following:
- the rpsA gene encoding 30S ribosomal protein S1, giving the protein MSEQSFEQMLNESFKTIHTGEVVSGTVLDVKEDQIILNIGYKSDGVITRNEYTNNNSLDLRTVVQIGDELEAKVMKVNDGDGQVSLSYRRLAADRGNKRLEEAFNNHEVLKAKVVQVLNGGLSVLVDEARVFIPASLVSDSYERDLNKYADQEIEFVITEFNPRRRRIIGDRKQLMQAAKAEMQKELFARIKVGDVVEGTVKNVTNFGAFVDLGGADGLLHISEMSWGRIENPKKVLKSGDRVRVFIKEISGTKIALSLKFPEQNPWIDAAEKYAQGNIVRGRVARMTDFGAFIELEPGVDALLHVSQIARKHIDKPSDVLEIGDEIEAEIVEFNADDRKISLSMKALENMQGDEIVYEDAAPQDEQ; this is encoded by the coding sequence TTGTCAGAGCAGAGTTTTGAACAGATGTTGAATGAGTCTTTTAAGACGATTCACACGGGAGAAGTTGTATCGGGAACAGTACTGGATGTGAAGGAGGATCAGATCATCCTGAACATCGGCTATAAGTCGGACGGCGTCATCACCAGAAACGAGTACACGAACAATAACAGCCTCGACCTCCGGACTGTCGTGCAGATTGGTGACGAGCTGGAAGCCAAGGTCATGAAGGTAAATGACGGCGACGGCCAGGTTTCCCTCTCGTATCGCAGACTCGCGGCGGACAGAGGCAACAAGCGCCTGGAAGAGGCGTTCAACAACCACGAGGTTTTGAAGGCGAAGGTTGTCCAGGTCCTGAACGGCGGACTGAGCGTGCTGGTTGACGAGGCACGCGTGTTCATCCCGGCGAGCCTGGTTTCGGATTCTTATGAGAGAGATTTGAATAAGTATGCGGATCAGGAGATTGAGTTCGTTATTACCGAGTTCAATCCGCGCAGAAGAAGAATCATCGGTGACCGCAAGCAGCTCATGCAGGCTGCGAAGGCAGAGATGCAGAAGGAGCTTTTTGCTCGCATCAAGGTCGGCGATGTGGTTGAGGGTACGGTCAAGAACGTGACCAACTTCGGTGCGTTCGTGGACCTCGGCGGCGCAGACGGTCTCCTGCACATCTCCGAGATGAGCTGGGGCAGAATCGAGAACCCGAAGAAGGTTCTGAAGTCCGGCGACCGCGTCAGGGTCTTCATCAAGGAGATTTCCGGCACGAAGATTGCGCTGAGCTTAAAGTTCCCGGAGCAGAATCCGTGGATTGATGCGGCTGAGAAGTACGCACAGGGCAACATTGTCAGAGGCCGTGTTGCACGCATGACCGATTTCGGCGCGTTCATCGAGCTGGAGCCGGGCGTGGATGCACTGCTTCACGTCTCCCAGATTGCAAGAAAGCACATCGACAAGCCGTCGGATGTTCTTGAGATCGGCGATGAGATTGAGGCAGAGATTGTCGAGTTCAACGCAGACGACAGAAAGATCTCCCTCAGCATGAAGGCACTTGAGAACATGCAGGGCGATGAGATTGTCTACGAGGACGCTGCACCGCAGGACGAGCAGTAA
- the ispH gene encoding 4-hydroxy-3-methylbut-2-enyl diphosphate reductase, with protein MTERRKREVILASSAGFCFGVKKAVETVYREAEESKDTVYSYGAIIHNEEVVRDLTEKGVVVFEDADAAAKVGALPEQAGTIILRSHGVGPEVYRLCEEKKLRIVDTACPFVNKIHQIVEAENRKGRRVLIVGDPKHPEVQGIRAWGRGDTEVIQSEEELLALDIPKDTALSVVSQTTFQLAKFKMLVDKIRELGYDIACFNTICNATQERQAEAKKIASEVDAMIVIGGENSSNTRKLVEICSAVCPNTFYVRTARDLDPELLAPFQRIGITAGASTPKHIIEEVQAIVRAEF; from the coding sequence GTGACGGAGCGGCGAAAGAGAGAAGTGATACTCGCCTCGAGCGCGGGCTTTTGTTTCGGCGTCAAGAAGGCGGTCGAGACTGTGTACCGCGAGGCGGAAGAGAGCAAAGATACGGTATACAGTTACGGCGCCATCATCCACAACGAGGAGGTGGTGCGGGATCTCACCGAAAAGGGTGTGGTTGTCTTTGAGGACGCAGACGCCGCGGCGAAGGTGGGGGCGCTTCCCGAGCAGGCGGGCACCATCATACTCCGCTCGCACGGCGTCGGGCCCGAGGTCTACCGCCTCTGCGAGGAGAAGAAACTCCGCATTGTCGATACTGCCTGTCCCTTTGTCAATAAAATACATCAAATCGTCGAGGCGGAAAACCGAAAGGGACGCCGGGTGCTGATTGTCGGCGACCCGAAGCACCCCGAAGTGCAGGGCATACGCGCCTGGGGCAGGGGGGATACCGAGGTCATTCAGAGCGAAGAAGAACTGCTTGCCCTCGATATTCCGAAGGACACGGCCTTGTCTGTGGTGTCTCAGACAACCTTTCAACTTGCAAAGTTTAAAATGCTGGTTGATAAAATCAGAGAGTTAGGTTATGATATAGCTTGTTTTAATACGATTTGCAACGCGACGCAGGAAAGACAGGCGGAGGCGAAGAAAATTGCTTCCGAAGTCGATGCTATGATCGTGATCGGAGGGGAAAACAGTTCCAATACGAGAAAACTTGTGGAAATCTGTTCCGCAGTTTGTCCGAATACGTTTTACGTCCGGACCGCGAGAGATCTAGATCCTGAGCTTTTGGCGCCCTTTCAGCGAATTGGTATTACAGCGGGGGCATCCACCCCCAAACATATCATTGAGGAGGTTCAAGCCATTGTCAGAGCAGAGTTTTGA
- a CDS encoding cobalamin biosynthesis protein → MTEAKRNRERETAVYAYTERGRELAARIEELLREAGYRCIRAEVGEAFARSEALVFVGASGIAVRKIAPFVKDKFQDPAVLCIDEYGRFVIPLLSGHVGGANELARLIGRQLGAAVAISTATDLNGRFAVDVFAKKNGLAIMSRENAKRISAALLRGETVAFESAFPLGEDEKLPAGLYAGKAEEGRLGIRVSAAAEIPPDTCLQLIPKIYALGVGCRRNTPVELLKHAALRFLKEQNISKDALFMLASIDLKRDEPAVRALASHLELPTRFFTAEELAAVPGEFETSEFVHKTTGVGAVSARAAAACAPIKIAGKTVVDGATFALYRKEFTPTFRTERPFVLIAGARYQGKRRFAERLCREGHIAGFRAVPDEVLEALTDALLREERAAFEAELSRWVCSLAEGARNRGEALLLSSIGGGLVPITRRERALRDAVGRLQCALAAAADEVYLLELGLARALKKFGESV, encoded by the coding sequence ATGACTGAGGCGAAACGGAATCGGGAGCGAGAAACAGCGGTTTATGCGTACACGGAGCGGGGAAGGGAACTGGCCGCTCGTATCGAAGAACTGCTTCGCGAAGCAGGCTATCGTTGTATCCGGGCGGAGGTCGGGGAGGCCTTTGCCCGCTCTGAAGCGCTGGTATTTGTCGGTGCGAGCGGCATTGCGGTGCGGAAAATAGCTCCCTTTGTGAAAGACAAGTTTCAAGACCCCGCGGTGCTCTGTATCGATGAGTACGGGCGCTTTGTGATTCCCCTGCTCTCGGGGCATGTGGGCGGCGCGAACGAACTTGCGCGCCTCATCGGACGGCAGCTCGGCGCCGCTGTCGCCATCAGCACGGCGACGGATTTAAACGGACGCTTTGCCGTGGATGTCTTCGCAAAGAAAAACGGGCTTGCAATCATGAGCCGGGAAAACGCAAAGCGCATCAGCGCAGCGCTGCTTCGCGGCGAAACGGTGGCCTTTGAGAGCGCGTTCCCGCTCGGAGAGGACGAAAAACTGCCGGCGGGCCTCTATGCCGGAAAGGCGGAAGAGGGAAGGCTCGGCATACGCGTGAGTGCCGCGGCGGAGATACCGCCAGACACTTGTCTTCAGCTGATTCCGAAGATTTACGCACTCGGGGTGGGCTGTCGGAGAAATACACCGGTCGAGCTTCTTAAGCACGCGGCACTCCGTTTTCTAAAAGAACAAAACATTTCAAAAGATGCTTTGTTTATGCTGGCCAGCATAGACTTAAAGCGCGATGAACCTGCCGTACGCGCACTCGCAAGCCATCTCGAACTCCCGACTCGCTTCTTTACGGCGGAAGAACTCGCGGCCGTACCGGGTGAATTCGAGACCTCGGAGTTTGTGCATAAGACCACCGGAGTCGGTGCGGTCTCCGCGCGCGCGGCCGCCGCTTGTGCGCCGATTAAAATTGCGGGGAAAACAGTGGTTGACGGGGCGACCTTTGCGCTCTACCGAAAGGAATTTACGCCCACGTTTCGCACGGAGAGGCCCTTCGTATTGATTGCGGGGGCGCGCTATCAGGGCAAGCGGCGGTTTGCGGAGCGGCTGTGCCGAGAGGGGCATATCGCGGGCTTTCGCGCTGTGCCGGACGAAGTGCTCGAGGCCCTCACGGATGCCCTGCTTCGAGAGGAGCGGGCGGCTTTCGAGGCGGAGCTTTCCCGCTGGGTTTGTTCCCTTGCCGAAGGGGCGCGGAATCGGGGAGAGGCCCTGCTCCTATCGAGCATAGGCGGCGGTCTGGTGCCGATAACCCGCCGGGAAAGAGCGCTTCGCGACGCGGTGGGTCGTCTCCAGTGTGCGCTCGCGGCTGCGGCGGATGAAGTATATCTTCTCGAGCTCGGTTTGGCGAGAGCGCTTAAGAAGTTCGGGGAAAGCGTATAG
- the cmk gene encoding (d)CMP kinase has translation MEKIKALAIDGPAGAGKSTIARAVSQKLGWIYVDTGALFRAAALSLLEKGISQEDSAAIRAAAPALRLDLSIADGVQHVFVDGRDVSGEIRREEIGKAASAFAREEAVRQRVLVIEREIAAREPVVMDGRDIGTVVLPNALAKVFLTASVEVRAKRRTAELREKGIEADFEEVKRDIAARDEQDKNRAVAPLRQAEDALLLDSSELGIAEVQQRILALVREKEAE, from the coding sequence ATGGAAAAAATAAAAGCACTCGCAATCGACGGACCGGCAGGTGCCGGAAAGTCCACGATTGCGCGGGCGGTGAGTCAGAAGCTCGGCTGGATTTATGTGGACACCGGGGCGCTGTTCCGGGCGGCGGCACTCTCGCTGCTCGAAAAGGGAATCTCCCAGGAGGACAGCGCTGCGATAAGGGCGGCTGCGCCGGCGCTTCGGCTTGACCTAAGCATAGCGGACGGCGTGCAGCATGTCTTTGTCGACGGGCGCGATGTGAGCGGAGAGATACGCCGCGAGGAAATCGGCAAGGCGGCGAGCGCGTTTGCGCGCGAAGAGGCCGTTCGGCAGCGGGTTCTTGTGATCGAGCGAGAGATCGCAGCGCGGGAGCCGGTCGTCATGGACGGCAGGGACATCGGAACGGTCGTGCTGCCGAATGCGCTCGCAAAAGTCTTTCTGACCGCGAGCGTCGAAGTGCGCGCCAAGCGCCGCACGGCGGAACTCAGAGAAAAGGGCATAGAGGCGGATTTCGAGGAAGTGAAGCGTGACATTGCGGCGCGCGATGAGCAGGACAAGAACCGGGCGGTCGCACCGCTTCGGCAGGCGGAGGATGCGCTCCTTCTCGACAGCTCGGAGCTTGGCATTGCGGAAGTACAGCAGCGCATACTCGCGCTGGTCAGAGAGAAGGAAGCAGAGTGA
- a CDS encoding DUF5722 domain-containing protein, translating to MRVQKKWTQRFRALALTLGLSALFALPAYAESAEIRATATKDQVTVSGTVSGESTSEDGKLYFFALDPYNDSIKDAQPIQSAAYGANFSFTAPLLDGTPETRLYDQFAIAVWKNGRYYDIGRRAYITNPEVVAKSDKPYEQPLTKKGLLVELNMLSDAFDLGVKHVNVNFNFAHITSGTGIDYTYEGKTYHFDKNQIAEYDKTISAFSGKSMMVTAIVLNGWNDKMPELIYPGVKKTDGVFYYGFNTATKEGYETTRALMSFLAQRYNGENPSYGRVSNWIIGNEINNGRNWNYMGKMDIDKYVTEYVRAFRVAYTAIKAQQANARVFFSIDMNWNDPNADQKTMYSAKHILDKVNAEINRNGNIDWQLAYHPYPYPMTEPEFWDDHNTGAIVQNESTKIIDFENLNVLTDYLKASNFRNRAGEVRHIILSEQGFTAISPSRGNVEEQQAAAFAYAYYIADSNPYVDALILSRQVDAPLEVRSSCAFGLWACRMDVGDAIVATRRRKIWAVFRDIDKKAKTLEATEFAKPIVGIQKWSDVVPDFRWRSLEK from the coding sequence ATGAGAGTACAGAAAAAATGGACGCAGCGCTTCCGCGCGCTCGCGTTGACACTGGGCTTAAGCGCGCTGTTTGCGCTGCCGGCTTACGCAGAGAGCGCGGAGATTCGCGCGACTGCAACCAAGGATCAGGTGACTGTGAGCGGTACGGTCAGCGGAGAGAGCACTTCCGAGGACGGTAAGCTCTACTTTTTTGCGCTGGACCCCTATAACGACAGTATCAAGGACGCACAGCCCATTCAGAGCGCGGCGTACGGCGCGAATTTTTCGTTCACCGCGCCGCTTCTGGACGGCACGCCGGAGACCAGACTCTACGATCAGTTTGCGATTGCGGTCTGGAAGAACGGTCGCTACTACGACATCGGCCGCCGCGCCTATATCACGAACCCGGAGGTGGTCGCAAAGAGCGATAAGCCCTACGAGCAGCCGCTCACGAAGAAGGGACTTTTGGTGGAACTCAACATGCTGAGCGACGCGTTCGATCTCGGCGTGAAGCACGTGAACGTAAACTTTAACTTTGCGCACATCACCTCGGGAACCGGCATCGACTACACCTACGAGGGCAAGACCTACCACTTCGACAAGAACCAGATTGCGGAGTACGACAAAACCATCAGCGCCTTTTCCGGCAAGAGCATGATGGTCACGGCCATTGTCTTAAACGGCTGGAACGACAAGATGCCGGAGCTCATCTACCCGGGGGTCAAGAAGACGGACGGCGTCTTCTACTACGGTTTTAACACGGCGACCAAGGAAGGCTACGAGACCACGCGCGCGCTGATGAGCTTCCTCGCACAGCGCTACAACGGCGAGAATCCGAGCTACGGCCGCGTCTCGAACTGGATCATCGGCAACGAGATCAACAACGGCAGAAACTGGAACTACATGGGCAAGATGGACATCGACAAGTACGTGACCGAGTATGTCCGCGCCTTCCGCGTCGCCTACACGGCCATCAAGGCACAGCAGGCAAACGCGCGTGTCTTCTTCTCGATTGACATGAACTGGAACGATCCGAACGCGGATCAGAAGACCATGTACTCCGCAAAGCACATCCTCGACAAGGTGAACGCGGAGATCAACCGGAACGGTAACATCGACTGGCAGCTTGCTTACCACCCGTATCCGTACCCCATGACGGAGCCGGAGTTCTGGGACGATCACAACACCGGTGCCATTGTGCAGAACGAGAGCACCAAGATCATCGACTTTGAGAACCTGAACGTCCTCACGGATTACCTGAAGGCTTCGAACTTCAGAAATCGCGCGGGTGAGGTGCGCCACATCATCCTCTCGGAGCAGGGCTTTACGGCGATCAGCCCCTCGCGCGGCAATGTCGAAGAGCAGCAGGCGGCGGCCTTTGCCTATGCCTATTACATTGCGGACTCCAACCCTTATGTGGATGCGCTCATTCTGAGCCGCCAGGTGGACGCGCCGCTTGAGGTGAGAAGCAGCTGTGCCTTCGGTCTCTGGGCTTGCCGCATGGATGTCGGCGATGCGATCGTCGCGACCAGAAGAAGAAAGATCTGGGCGGTCTTCAGAGACATCGACAAGAAGGCAAAGACCCTGGAGGCGACCGAGTTTGCAAAGCCGATTGTCGGCATTCAGAAGTGGTCGGATGTGGTTCCGGACTTCCGCTGGAGAAGCCTCGAGAAGTAA